In a genomic window of Acidimicrobiia bacterium:
- a CDS encoding pyridoxamine 5'-phosphate oxidase family protein gives METKNLAETEGLPTIEWSQVDSQINDRQAHDDPLSPSRATFWLTTLNADGSPHVTSVGALWHAGSFWFQTGERTRKAKNVARDPRCTISIATRSFDATVSGDARLVTDPKVIAEIAAAWAQGGWPAEPDASGAGITAPFNAPTLGPPPWFVYEVKPRRATAVGTTEEGPGSTRWRF, from the coding sequence ATGGAAACGAAGAACCTTGCCGAGACCGAGGGCCTGCCCACGATCGAGTGGTCGCAGGTCGACTCCCAGATCAATGATCGCCAGGCGCACGACGACCCGCTGTCGCCGAGCCGCGCGACGTTCTGGCTGACGACGCTCAACGCCGATGGCAGCCCGCACGTGACGAGCGTGGGCGCGCTGTGGCATGCGGGATCGTTCTGGTTCCAAACCGGCGAACGCACGCGCAAGGCGAAGAACGTCGCGCGCGATCCGCGCTGCACGATCAGCATCGCGACGCGCAGCTTCGACGCGACGGTCTCGGGTGACGCGCGACTCGTCACCGACCCGAAGGTGATCGCGGAGATCGCGGCCGCGTGGGCGCAAGGTGGCTGGCCCGCCGAGCCCGACGCGTCCGGCGCCGGAATCACCGCGCCGTTCAACGCGCCGACGCTCGGGCCGCCGCCGTGGTTCGTCTACGAGGTGAAGCCGCGCCGCGCGACGGCAGTCGGTACGACCGAAGAGGGCCCCGGCTCGACGCGCTGGCGGTTCTGA
- a CDS encoding M81 family metallopeptidase → MTSARAAFRVGVGGIVHETNTFAVEALGPTDLDAFVRVDGEDILRVHRGTRTCVGGMIDAAAELGAELVPLSWSFAQPSGTVAADAYQSMRDNLLHAITAAGPLDALALDLHGGGVAENAEDLEGDLGSAVRALVGPRVPIVVTLDLHGNVSDTMADAFDVMIGYHLYPHTDQWERGDEAMRLVPRLLDGTLRPRTYVEHLPILLPTSTTDPGHPAADMNELCRRLEAEPGVVDCTVFHGFPFTDVPEVGVHVVVTTDADIDLARRTAAKVGAWIWDAKERFRVEHPTPDQAVRAALEMTGQPIVINETNDNAGGGAPGDGTQLLQALIDQGADDAVFGFLCDAESVAVCHDAGVGAVVHLRLGAKHDRVHGETIETDAYVKCLTDGRFTLRAFAEGSRVSLGRCARVVLGGRDGGIEVIVAERRAQTFDDTIFRLHGIDVTEYKIVALKSSNHFRAGFRDVAAAIVTSDAPGLTTTRVEVFDHQRSARPLWPRDPDATYAPPE, encoded by the coding sequence ATGACCTCAGCCCGCGCCGCCTTCCGTGTGGGTGTTGGTGGCATCGTCCACGAGACGAACACCTTCGCCGTGGAAGCCCTTGGTCCGACGGACCTGGATGCCTTCGTTCGGGTCGACGGCGAAGACATCCTGCGCGTCCACCGCGGAACGCGCACGTGCGTCGGCGGCATGATCGACGCGGCCGCCGAGCTCGGCGCCGAGCTGGTGCCGTTGTCGTGGTCGTTCGCGCAGCCGTCCGGGACGGTCGCCGCCGACGCGTACCAGTCGATGCGAGACAACCTTTTGCACGCGATCACCGCCGCCGGTCCGCTCGATGCGCTGGCGCTCGACCTGCACGGCGGCGGCGTGGCCGAGAACGCGGAAGACCTCGAGGGCGATCTCGGCAGCGCGGTCCGCGCGCTCGTCGGACCGCGCGTGCCGATCGTCGTCACGCTCGATCTGCACGGCAACGTGTCCGACACGATGGCCGACGCGTTCGACGTGATGATCGGATACCACCTGTATCCGCACACCGACCAGTGGGAGCGCGGCGACGAAGCGATGCGGCTCGTGCCCCGTTTGCTCGACGGCACGCTGCGCCCGCGCACCTATGTCGAGCACCTCCCGATCCTGCTCCCCACGTCGACCACCGACCCGGGCCATCCGGCCGCCGACATGAACGAGCTGTGCCGCCGGCTCGAGGCCGAACCGGGAGTGGTCGACTGCACCGTGTTCCACGGCTTTCCCTTCACCGACGTTCCCGAGGTGGGAGTGCACGTCGTGGTGACGACCGACGCCGACATCGACCTGGCGCGTCGCACCGCGGCGAAGGTCGGTGCGTGGATCTGGGACGCCAAGGAGCGATTCCGCGTCGAGCACCCGACGCCGGATCAGGCCGTGCGCGCCGCGCTCGAGATGACCGGACAGCCGATCGTCATCAACGAGACCAACGACAACGCGGGCGGCGGCGCGCCCGGTGACGGCACGCAGTTGTTGCAGGCGCTGATCGACCAGGGCGCGGACGACGCCGTGTTCGGCTTCCTCTGCGATGCCGAGTCGGTCGCGGTCTGTCACGACGCGGGCGTCGGCGCGGTCGTGCACCTGCGGTTGGGAGCCAAGCACGACCGCGTCCACGGTGAGACCATCGAGACCGATGCCTACGTGAAGTGCCTCACCGACGGACGCTTCACGTTGCGTGCGTTCGCGGAAGGCTCGCGGGTGTCGTTGGGTCGTTGCGCGCGTGTCGTCCTCGGCGGACGTGACGGCGGCATCGAAGTGATCGTGGCCGAGCGACGCGCGCAGACGTTCGACGACACCATCTTCCGTCTGCACGGGATCGACGTGACCGAGTACAAGATCGTGGCGCTCAAGTCGTCGAACCACTTCCGCGCCGGGTTCCGCGATGTCGCGGCCGCCATCGTGACGTCGGACGCGCCCGGTCTCACGACGACCCGAGTCGAGGTCTTCGATCATCAGCGGTCGGCGCGCCCGCTGTGGCCGCGCGACCCCGACGCGACCTACGCGCCGCCGGAGTGA